The proteins below come from a single Aegilops tauschii subsp. strangulata cultivar AL8/78 chromosome 6, Aet v6.0, whole genome shotgun sequence genomic window:
- the LOC141026152 gene encoding uncharacterized protein produces the protein MEHFLDATSPAPPATITVTNDGKEEQVFNYARSIGYAQQQQVQGYLMGSLSREVLAQVATLQTPAEVWSAIHASFAAQTQAQIVNTRIALANLHKGNLGMSEYLAKIKAFADEIACTGDPLSEGEITSYVLKGLDIDYNPVISALAARIEPVTVQELYNQLLSFEARMNLLQGTNTRQYSVNNLTRGRGNGGRGRGHQQGLGRGNSNSSERGRANNSGPRPSGASYSNTRPRFQLCKKLGHEVKDCWHRYDEDFVPEERHAAAAIREQEEGGDTIWYTDSGATDHVTSELEKLANRERYYGNDQINTAASGGEKDRESSSGSQVDSLSRRGARSDVDPGHAAPSDRASTEPVADRSPSAEPTGPDGVERSRSPRATCEQAEPVADSPTAEGPANSALARTSGRASPGGATRSPLPGAPDTRRISLEVSDQEPSSIEIEADLLGSSADDSGATEIGTTPSHMTSEIPQRNTRSKAGMFKPKEYKDGIVRYDLHKRAFLASTGEPTHLTEALAHKEWRRAMDNEYQALMKNKTWHLVPPEKGKNVIDCKWVYKIKRKSDGSIDRYKAILVAKGFKQRFGIDYEDTFSPVVKAATIRLVLSIAISRGGAYVS, from the exons ATGGAACACTTCCTTGACGCCACAAGCCCGGCGCCCCCTGCTACCATCACCGTCACTAATGACGGGAAGGAGGAGCAGGTCTTCAACTACGCCCGGTCGATCGGGTACGCCCAGCAGCAACAAGTACAAGGATACCTTATGGGATCTCTGTCACGTGAGGTTCTTGCGCAGGTCGCTACTCTTCAGACGCCGGCCGAGGTGTGGAGTGCCATCCACGCCTCTTTTGCTGCCCAGACGCAAGCTCAGATCGTCAACACCCGCATCGCCCTCGCCAACCTGCACAAAGGAAACTTGGGCATGTCCGAGTACCTTGCGAAGATCAAGGCTTTTGCTGATGAGATCGCTTGCACCGGTGATCCTCTCTCTGAAGGGGAGATAACCTCCTACGTGCTCAAAGGGCTGGACATCGATTACAATCCGGTGATTTCAGCCCTGGCTGCACGCATTGAGCCGGTGACCGTCCAAGAACTCTACAATCAGCTGCTGAGTTTTGAAGCCCGTATGAATCTGCTGCAAGGTACCAATACTCGTCAATATTCAGTTAATAATCTCACACGTGGTCGTGGCAATGGAGGCCGAGGCCGTGGTCACCAGCAAGGGCTTGGCCGCGGCAACAGCAACAGCAGCGAGCGTGGGCGCGCCAACAACTCTGGCCCACGCCCCTCGGGTGCCTCCTACTCCAACACCAGGCCAAGATTTCAGCTCTGCAAGAAACTAGGGCATGAAGTGAAGGACTGCTGGCATCGTTATGATGAGGATTTCGTGCCTGAAGAACGCCATGCCGCTGCTGCAATCAGAGAGcaagaagaaggaggagacacCATCTGGTATACTGACTCTGGAGCCACAGATCACGTCACCAGCGAGCTAGAGAAGCTTGCAAACAGAGAAAGATACTATGGCAATGATCAAATAAACACTGCTGCAAGTGGAGGAG AAAAGGACAGAGAAAGCAGCAGCGGATCCCAGGTTGATTCCCTGTCCAGGAGGGGTGCGCGATCCGATGTTGATCCTGGACATGCAGCGCCGAGTGACAGGGCCAGCACGGAGCCCGTGGCCGACCGCAGCCCCAGTGCGGAGCCCACAGGGCCGGATGGTGTGGAGCGCAGCCGCTCCCCACGCGCCACATGTGAGCAGGCCGAGCCAGTGGCCGACAGCCCGACCGCCGAAGGGCCCGCCAACAGTGCGTTGGCCCGCACGTCTGGCCGCGCGTCTCCAGGAGGTGCCACGCGGAGCCCTCTGCCTGGTGCGCCGGATACGAGGCGGATCTCGCTAGAGGTCTCGGATCAGGAGCCATCAAGCATAGAAATAGAGGCAGATTTGCTGGGATCTTCTGCGGATGATTCTGGTGCTACAGAAATTGGTACTACTCCTTCACACATGACATCTGAAATTCCTCAGCGCAATACCAGATCAAAAGCTGGAATGTTTAAACCCAAGGAGTACAAAGATGGTATAGTAAGGTATGATCTTCATAAACGTGCTTTTCTTGCTAGTACTGGGGAACCCACTCATTTAACTGAAGCTCTTGCTCATAAAGAATGGAGAAGGGCTATGGATAATGAGTATCAAGCACTCATGAAAAATAAAACATGGCACCTAGTTCCACCAGAAAAAGGAAAGAATGTGATTGACTGCAAGTGGGTCTATAAAATCAAAAGAAAGTCTGATGGAAGTATAGATAGATACAAGGCTATATTAGTTGCAAAAGGTTTTAAGCAAAGGTTTGGAATTGATTATGAAGATACCTTTAGCCCTGTAGTTAAAGCAGCTACCATTAGACTTGTATTGTCTATTGCTATTTCCAGAGGTGGAGCTTACGTCAGCTAG